The following coding sequences lie in one Oncorhynchus kisutch isolate 150728-3 linkage group LG3, Okis_V2, whole genome shotgun sequence genomic window:
- the LOC109872813 gene encoding carbonic anhydrase 7-like — MTGHHWGYGEQDGPDAWHKDYPIAQGNRQSPIDIVPEDTVYDASLPPIFVSYDHCNSINICNNGHSVTVEFDDTDDKTVIRAGPLDNAYRLKQFHFHWGGKGSHGSEHTVGGKTYASELHLVHWNADKYKTFGEAAAAPDGLAVLGIFLEIGDEHRGLHKITDALYMVKFKGSVADFKGFNPKCLLPNSLHFWTYPGSLTTPPLHESVTWVILKEPIIVSEKQMGKFRMLLFNGEEEEGRKRMENNFRPPQPLKGRKVLASFD, encoded by the exons ATGACAGGGCATCACTGGGGATACGGAGAGCAGGATG GTCCAGATGCATGGCACAAAGACTACCCCATCGCCCAGGGCAATCGCCAGTCTCCCATAGACATAGTTCCCGAGGACACTGTATACGATGCCAGCCTGCCTCCCATATTCGTCTCCTACGACCACTGCAACTCAATCAACATCTGCAACAACGGCCACTCTGTGACCGTAGAGTTTGATGACACCGATGACAAAACAG TAATCAGGGCAGGCCCCCTTGACAACGCCTACCGGCTGAAACAGTTCCACTTCCACTGGGGCGGGAAGGGCAGCCATGGCTCAGAGCACACCGTCGGAGGGAAGACCTACGCTTCAGAG CTTCATCTGGTGCACTGGAACGCAGACAAGTACAAGACATTTGGGGAGGCAGCGGCAGCCCCCGATGGCCTGGCTGTCCTTGGCATCTTTTTAGAG atcGGAGATGAACACAGAGGTTTACACAAGATAACAGATGCTTTATACATGGTGAAGTTTAAG GGAAGCGTTGCAGATTTCAAAGGTTTCAATCCAAAGTGCCTCCTACCTAACAGCCTCCACTTCTGGACCTACCCGGGTTCCCTGACCACGCCCCCTCTTCACGAGAGTGTCACCTGGGTCATTCTGAAGGAGCCAATCATAGTCTCAGAGAAACAG ATGGGAAAGTTCAGGATGCTGCTCTTCAacggagaggaggaagagggcagGAAACGCATGGAGAACAACTTCCGACCCCCTCAACCCCTGAAAGGCCGGAAGGTGCTAGCATCCTTTGACTAA